Proteins from one Plasmodium relictum strain SGS1 genome assembly, chromosome: 10 genomic window:
- a CDS encoding S-adenosylmethionine-dependent methyltransferase, putative — translation MVRPEYTSPPEIFYNEDEAKKYVRNSRIRDIQTKMTERAMELLVLPDSPCLLLDIGCGSGISGMTLSESDHFWIGIDISIHMIKAGLQNEAQHGGEMILADMGKLMRFQSCIFDGVVSISALQWLCNWDKKDENPIARINTFFKWLYNCLKRGARAVFQFYPDSAEQIETLTNFAMKSGFGGGVVVDFPNSAKSKKYYLCLWAGSSIIPKLPESIKDEDEVISHEKRRFNKKTKKQIKKNKEWILKKKEQRRMKGLEVKRDSKYTGRKRKRRF, via the exons ATGGTTAGACCTGAGTATACTTCACCTCCAGAAATT TTTTATAATGAAGACGAagcaaaaaaatatgttagaAATTCAAGAATTAGGGATATTCAAACTAAAATGACTGAAAGAGCAATGGAATTACTTGTATTACCCGat tctCCGTGTTTATTATTAGATATTGGATGTGGTTCAGGCATAAGTGGCATGACTTTAAGTGAATCAGATCATTTTTGGATAGGAATAGACATCAGTATTCATATGataa aAGCAGGTCTTCAAAATGAAGCACAACATGGAGGAGAAATGATTTTAGCAGACATGGGAAAAT tAATGAGATTCCAATCTTGTATTTTTGATGGAGTAGTCAg TATATCGGCTTTACAGTGGTTATGCAATTGGGacaaaaaagatgaaaatccTATTGCAAGAATTAacacattttttaaatggtTATATAATTGCCTTAAAAGAGGAGCTAGAGcc GTATTTCAATTTTATCCTGATTCAGCAGAACAAATAGAAACCTTAACTAATTTTGCTATGAAGTCCGGTTTTGGTGGTGGTGTTGTTGTTGACTTCCCAAATTCAGCTAAATCAAAAAA ATATTATTTATGCTTATGGGCAGGATCATCAATCATTCCCAAATTACCAGAATCTATAAAGGATGAAGATGAAGTTATTTCTCATGAAAAAAGAAg atttaataaaaaaacaaaaaaacaaattaaaaaaaataaagagtggattttgaaaaaaaaagagcaaAGAAGAATGAAA GGGCTAGAAGTAAAAAGAGATAGTAAATATACaggaagaaaaagaaaaaggagattttaa
- the TAF10 gene encoding transcription initiation factor TFIID subunit 10, putative, translating to MDDNFVNEDDEHLIKTLLKNKPTFSEDLIDFYLSYNGCKVNEKSCLRLISLVLHKSLDNLINNALNLQSTEISNNKKEIKNISKEKELNYKELIKALKEYDENYENEEIFKNFNVFLE from the exons ATGGATGATAATTTTGTGAATGAAGATGATGAGCACTTAATTAAAACTTTACTGAAAAATAAACCAAca TTCAGTGAAGATTTAATAGATTTTTATCTTTCCTATAATGGATGTAAAGTTAATGAAAAATCTTGTTTAAGATTAATTTCTCTTGTTTTACATAAATCATTAGACAAc CTAATAAATAATGCTCTTAACTTACAATCCACTGAAatatcaaataataaaaaagaaatcaaaaatatatctaag gaaaaagaattaaattataaagagTTGATTAAAGcattaaaagaatatgatGAAAActatgaaaatgaagaaatatttaaaaattttaatgtatttttagaatag